The following proteins come from a genomic window of Mariniflexile sp. TRM1-10:
- a CDS encoding quinol:cytochrome C oxidoreductase — translation MYTFSNKLKTFSFILMILGALGVGYGFMTSHKSFEEVETLLAEESHHGGGHAVEASHETPSHDAHATENAHGEEAHAEVDAHKEHIEHVQHQIANRPWSALYVAAFFFMMIALGILAFYAIQIASQAGWSPVLFRVMEGITAYVLPGALIVLGIAVASGTIGHYNLFVWMDPEVVAHDKLIQGKSGWLNIGWFTFRGLVFIAGWSLYRHFARKFSIAQDTAEDNSNFKKSFRIAAGFLVFFIYTESMMSWDWIMSVDPHWFSTLFGWYVFASMFVSGITVLALITIYLKSRNYLEFVNENHLHDVAKFMFAFSIFWTYLWFSQFMLIWYSNIPEEVTYFISRFNDYKLPFLGMVVMNFVFPILMLMNADYKRIPWFVVMAGLVILAGHYIDIFNMIMPATVGDRWFIGIPEISSIVLFAGLFIFVVFTALTKAPLLVKGYPFRKESEDFHY, via the coding sequence ATGTATACATTTTCAAATAAATTAAAGACATTTTCTTTCATTCTAATGATATTAGGAGCATTAGGTGTAGGATATGGTTTTATGACATCTCATAAATCTTTTGAAGAAGTTGAAACCTTACTTGCAGAAGAATCTCATCACGGTGGGGGTCATGCAGTAGAAGCTTCCCATGAAACACCAAGTCATGATGCACATGCCACTGAAAATGCGCATGGAGAAGAAGCACATGCAGAAGTTGACGCACACAAAGAACACATTGAGCATGTTCAGCATCAAATAGCTAACAGACCGTGGTCTGCACTATATGTAGCTGCATTTTTCTTTATGATGATTGCCTTAGGGATTCTAGCTTTTTATGCGATTCAAATTGCATCCCAAGCAGGATGGTCTCCAGTACTATTTAGAGTGATGGAAGGTATTACAGCTTATGTATTGCCTGGTGCTTTAATAGTTTTAGGTATCGCTGTAGCATCTGGGACTATTGGTCATTACAATTTATTTGTTTGGATGGATCCAGAAGTAGTAGCTCACGATAAATTAATCCAAGGTAAATCGGGATGGTTAAATATAGGATGGTTTACATTTAGAGGTTTGGTATTTATTGCCGGTTGGAGTTTATACCGTCATTTTGCCCGTAAATTTTCTATTGCTCAAGATACGGCGGAAGATAATAGTAACTTTAAAAAGTCTTTTAGAATTGCAGCAGGGTTCTTAGTATTCTTTATTTATACAGAATCTATGATGTCTTGGGATTGGATTATGAGTGTAGATCCACACTGGTTCTCAACCTTATTTGGATGGTATGTATTTGCTAGTATGTTTGTAAGTGGTATTACTGTTTTAGCGTTAATTACTATTTACTTAAAATCTAGAAATTATTTGGAGTTTGTCAATGAAAATCATTTGCATGATGTTGCTAAATTCATGTTTGCTTTCAGTATTTTCTGGACTTACTTATGGTTCTCACAATTTATGCTTATTTGGTATTCAAACATTCCAGAAGAGGTCACTTATTTTATATCACGTTTTAACGATTACAAATTACCATTCTTAGGTATGGTGGTTATGAACTTTGTATTCCCAATTTTAATGTTGATGAATGCAGACTATAAACGTATTCCTTGGTTTGTTGTTATGGCAGGTCTTGTAATATTGGCAGGTCATTATATAGATATTTTCAATATGATAATGCCAGCTACAGTAGGAGACCGATGGTTTATTGGTATTCCTGAAATTAGTTCGATAGTGCTTTTTGCTGGATTATTCATATTTGTAGTATTTACAGCTTTAACAAAGGCACCATTACTTGTAAAAGGATATCCTTTTAGAAAAGAAAGTGAAGATTTTCATTATTAA
- a CDS encoding c-type cytochrome — protein MKSLIKILVLAVILVAVSCKKDTAPNYQFMPNMYESAGYETYGEAAFKDGVEAQLPAEGSIARGFIPFDIENSTEGYMLAKETLKSPLDSTSVDLERGKALYDIYCGICHGGKGDGQGNLVKREKILGIPSYDDAGRAINEGSIYHTIYYGKNAMGSYANQLKEEERWQVVSYVLELKANLEK, from the coding sequence ATGAAGAGCTTAATTAAAATATTAGTATTAGCAGTTATTTTAGTGGCCGTATCATGTAAAAAGGATACCGCACCAAACTACCAATTCATGCCAAATATGTATGAATCTGCTGGTTACGAAACCTATGGAGAAGCCGCATTTAAAGATGGCGTTGAAGCACAATTACCTGCCGAGGGATCTATAGCAAGAGGTTTTATTCCTTTTGATATTGAAAACTCTACAGAGGGATACATGTTAGCAAAAGAAACTTTAAAAAGCCCATTAGATTCTACCAGCGTAGATTTAGAAAGAGGTAAAGCATTATACGATATCTACTGTGGAATTTGTCATGGAGGTAAAGGAGACGGACAAGGAAACTTAGTGAAACGCGAAAAAATCCTTGGTATTCCTAGTTATGATGATGCAGGAAGAGCTATAAATGAAGGCAGTATTTACCATACTATTTATTATGGAAAAAATGCTATGGGTTCGTATGCTAACCAATTGAAAGAAGAAGAACGTTGGCAAGTAGTTTCGTATGTACTGGAATTAAAGGCTAATTTAGAAAAGTAA